From one Neofelis nebulosa isolate mNeoNeb1 chromosome 4, mNeoNeb1.pri, whole genome shotgun sequence genomic stretch:
- the PTN gene encoding pleiotrophin isoform X1: MQSQQYLQQRRRFAAAFLAFIFILAAVDTAEAGKKEKPEKKVKKSDCGEWQWSVCVPTSGDCGLGTREGTRTGAECKQTMKTQRCKIPCNWKKQFGAECKYQFQAWGECDLNTALKTRTGSLKRALHNADCQKTVTISKPCGKLTKPKPQESKKKKKEGKKQEKMLD, from the exons ATGCAGTCCCAACAGTACCTGCAGCAGCGTCGAAGATTTGCAGCTGCCTTCCTGGCATTCATTTTCATTCTGGCAGCCGTGGACACGGCTGAAgcggggaagaaagagaagccag aaaaaaaagtgaagaagtcTGACTGTGGAGAATGgcagtggagtgtgtgtgtgcccaccAGCGGGGACTGTGGGCTGGGCACCCGAGAGGGCACCCGGACTGGAGCTGAGTGTAAGCAAACCATGAAGACCCAGAGATGTAAGATCCCCTGCAACTGGAAAAAGCAATTTGGAG CGGAGTGCAAATACCAGTTCCAGGCCTGGGGAGAATGTGACCTGAATACCGCCTTGAAGACCAGGACCGGAAGTCTGAAGCGAGCCCTCCACAATGCCGACTGCCAGAAGACAGTCACTATCTCCAAGCCCTGTGGCAAGCTGACTAAGCCCAAACCTCAAG